The following DNA comes from Nicotiana sylvestris chromosome 10, ASM39365v2, whole genome shotgun sequence.
AACTGTACTAATTGTTATCATTGGCTGATTGAAGGTCAATGAGAGCTTCCCTTTCCCAATTGCATTGTCATGGAAGGGGCCTGCTCCAGACGCACAAAATGGAGCTTTAGAGAATCATCAGAGCACGGTTGTTTTCCCCAAAGGGAATCCGATACCCAGTGTGAAAGCTCTGACATTCTACAGATCTGGCACTTTTACAATAGATGTGCAGTATGCTGATGTTAGTGAGCTTCAGGCGCCAGCAAAGATCAGTACTTACACGGTATTTCATAGTTTCACTCACTCATTAGGTCCTGTGTTTTTCATCTGTTAAAATAAATGGAAAATGGATCCTCTGGTTTCAGGTGAGTCCTTGGCTCACTTGGGTTTTCTTTGATCTCCTTGACAGATCGGACCATTCCAATCTGCAAAGGGTGAAAGGGCCAAACTAAAAGTTAAAGTACGTCTAAACCTGCATGGTATTGTCTCGGTTGATTCTGCCACTGTAAGTCCAGAAATTTGTGGTTTCTCttcgtttttcttttttatgttgCAATTATTTAGTGAATGGAGAGACTATCATCTAATCTTATGGTTTTGGTCTGTAATTTAGCTTTTGGAAGAAGAAGAGGTGGAAGTCCCAGTTGTGAAAGAGGCAGTTAAGGAACCTGCCGAAATGGAAACAGATGAAGCTTCTGGTGATGCTGCTCCTTCAACGACATCGGAATCTGATGTAAATATGCAAGATGCTAAAGGAGCTGGAGATGCTTCTGGGGCTGAGAATGGTGTTCCAGAATCTGGTGACAAACCTGTCAAGATGGAAACAGATGCTAAGGTAACACGGCGCTGTTTTATCTCTTCTCATTACTGCTTGAGCTAGTTTATATTTCCTATCAGTCATATTTGGTTGTTTTTAATCAAACTATGCATCTATTCAAATCGCGGGATTTGATTTATGCATTTACTATTGCGAATGCATGCATGGATTAGTGTTTACCTGTATTTTAATTCTTGAAATGCATCAGTGCAGTGCTTTTTTCGCTTAATTAATGTTGGATAACTTATATTCTTCTTCTGCTTCAGCGTATTAGCTCAAAGATGTCGGTAAAGCTTAGCATTTACTGTTTTCATTTTCTTGCAGGTTGAAGCCCCCAAGAAAAAGGTCAAGAAGACATCTGTACCAGTGACAGAGATTGTTTATGGAGCAATGGCagctgctgatgttcagaaggcTGTtgagaaagaatttgaaatggcTCTTCAGGACCGTGTTATGGAAGAGACAAAGGACAAGAAGAATGCTGTTGAGGCCTATGTTTATGACATGAGGAATAAGGTATTTGTTGGCCTTATGGTAGTTGTATGAAAACATTTGATATGTTACTGACAGGTCTCCCCTTCTTAATATATCCAGCTTTCAGATAAATATCAAGAGTTTGTAATTGATACAGAAAGAGAACAATTTATGGCTAAACTTCAAGAAGTGGAAGATTGGTTGTATGAAGATGGAGAGGATGAAACGAAGGGTGTGTATATTGCCAAGCTTGAGGAGCTTAAAAAGGTTGGTGTTTCTTGAATATCCTATTTCCATTGTCCTTTTGGCATGTATGGAGCTGATTTAGTGTGGCAAATCTGCAGCAAGGTGACCCGATTGAGCAACGGTACAAGGAATACATGGAGAGGGGTTCCATGATCGATCAATTTGTTTATTGCATAAATAGTTACAGAGAGGCGGCAATGTCAAATGATCCTAAGTTTGATCACATTGATTTAGCAGAGAAGAAGAAGGTGTGCGCATATCTGCTTAATCTTGCtatttgccttttcttttcttttgtcataTGCTCTCCCCTCTGCTTCCTGAAAGTGTTTTTTGATGTTTATGTTTCCCTTGCACTTCCTAGGTTCTGAACGAGTGTGTCGAAACTGAGGCTTGGTTTAGAGAGAAAAAGCAGCAGCAGGATGCTCTTCCGAAATATGCCAACCCTGTTCTTCTGTCGGCTGATGTTAGGAAAAAAGCAGAGGCACTTGATAGGTACTGTTGACTACTGAATCTATTTTGCTATCaattgaaaaatataattttttgggCTAACCTACAGCAAAATCTTGTTTGGCTAGTTGCTATATCTGTTTTGGCTGCGTAGGGCCGgccttctttcctttttcttccttttccttgcTTTGCGCTGCCGATTTGTCATTTTCAAGGTACTTTCTGTCACTACAGGGTTTGTAGGCCTATAATGACAAAGCCTAAGCCGGTAAAGCCAGCAACTCCTGAAACACCATCATCTCAACCTCCTCAAGGAGGTGAGCAACAACCTCCTCCAGGAGGTGAGCAACAACCTCAGGGTGCAGAAAGTCCGAATTCAGGAAATGCAAATACAGCTGAGGGTGCCAGTGCTGGAAGTGCAGTACCACCTGCTGCTGAGCCAATGGATACAGACAAATCTGAGACCGTGCCAAGTGCTTCATGAGTTAAGTTGAAAGTTTGATCTTCAGATATTTTATGAAGGCAAAGACTTGGTTCGAATTGTATTGTTTTGCATTTTAACCATATCTTTTTGAAGGATCTATACCGATCAACATTTTGTCATTAGATTGTTGCGATCAATTTCGTCCATCCATTTGCCCAGTCAAGTTATATTAATGATACCGACTCTGTAAAATCCTGCTTTTCAGAGGgttttaaaaaaattcaattgCTGTTGCTTTGTCCCACATATCTCTT
Coding sequences within:
- the LOC104213763 gene encoding heat shock 70 kDa protein 15-like; this translates as MSVVGFDFGNESGVVAVARQRGIDVVLNDESKRETPAIVCFGEKQRFLGTAGAASSMMNPKNTISQIKRLIGRQFSDPELQRDLKALPFSVTEGPDGYPLIHARYLGEMRTFTPTQVLGMVFSDLKTIAEKNLNAAVVDCCIGIPIYFTDLQRRAVMDAATIAGLHPLHLIHETTATALAYGIYKTDLPENDPLNVAFIDVGHASLQVCIAGFKKGQLKILAHSFDRNLGGRDFDEALFQHFAAKFKEEYKIDVFQNARACIRLRAACEKLKKVLSANPEAPLNIECLMDEKDVRGFIKREEFEQISIPMLERVKKPLEKALAEAGLTIENIHAVEVVGSSSRVPAIMRILTEFFGKEPRRTMNASECVAKGCALQCAILSPTFKVREFQVNESFPFPIALSWKGPAPDAQNGALENHQSTVVFPKGNPIPSVKALTFYRSGTFTIDVQYADVSELQAPAKISTYTIGPFQSAKGERAKLKVKVRLNLHGIVSVDSATLLEEEEVEVPVVKEAVKEPAEMETDEASGDAAPSTTSESDVNMQDAKGAGDASGAENGVPESGDKPVKMETDAKVEAPKKKVKKTSVPVTEIVYGAMAAADVQKAVEKEFEMALQDRVMEETKDKKNAVEAYVYDMRNKLSDKYQEFVIDTEREQFMAKLQEVEDWLYEDGEDETKGVYIAKLEELKKQGDPIEQRYKEYMERGSMIDQFVYCINSYREAAMSNDPKFDHIDLAEKKKVLNECVETEAWFREKKQQQDALPKYANPVLLSADVRKKAEALDRVCRPIMTKPKPVKPATPETPSSQPPQGGEQQPPPGGEQQPQGAESPNSGNANTAEGASAGSAVPPAAEPMDTDKSETVPSAS